The Oncorhynchus tshawytscha isolate Ot180627B linkage group LG18, Otsh_v2.0, whole genome shotgun sequence genome has a window encoding:
- the LOC121839950 gene encoding extensin-like yields the protein MLQTRRILIPDQPCLQTRRILIPDQPCYRPGGTWSQISPATDQSPPHLDPPHHIQISPHHIQIPLTTSRSPFTTSRSPHHIQIPLITSRSPSSHPDPPHHIQIPLTTSRSPSPPHPDPPHHHIWIPLTTSRSPSSHPDPPHHNQIPLITSRSPSPPHLDPPHHIWIPPQHIWTPSPPTPHHIQIPLTTSRSPSPHPDPPHHIWTPPSPHLDPPHHIQIPPSPHHIQIPPTTSGPPSPHLDPPHHIHPDPPHLSTSGCPLTTSRPPSPHLDAPPSPHLDAPLTTSTTSVSPLTTSVSPSPHLDPPLHIYPPHSPHLDSPSPHLDHPPPPHHIQIPLTISRFPLTTSVSPSSHLYPPSPYLDQPHPLTTSRSPSPHLDPPHHIWTPPRHHIWMPPHHIWMPPSPHLDPPLTTSRSPSPHLDPPPPSPHLYPPSPHLYPPPPPHHICIPLTTSVSPTPSPHLDPPHHIWIPPHPPHHIQIPLITSRSPSHLDPPHHI from the exons ATGCTACAGACCAGGAGGATCCTGATCCCAGACCAGCCCTGCTTACAGACCAGGAGGatcctgatcccagatcagcccTGCTACCGACCAGGGggaacctggtcccagatcagcccTGCTACCGACCA ATCCCCACCACATCTAGATCCCCCTCACCACATCCAGATCTCCCCTCACCACATCCAGATCCCCCTCACCACATCCAGATCCCCCTTCACCACATCCAGATCCCCTCACCACATCCAGATCCCCCTCATCACATCCAGATCCCCCTCATCACATCCAGATCCCCCTCACCACATCCAGATCCCCCTCACCACATCCAGATCCCCCTCACCACCACATCCAGATCCCCCTCACCACCACATCTGGATCCCCCTCACCACATCCAGATCCCCCTCATCACATCCAGATCCCCCTCATCACAACCAGATCCCCCTCATCACATCCAGATCCCCCTCACCACCACATCTGGATCCCCCTCACCACATCTGGATCCCCCCTCAGCACATCTGGACCCCCTCACCACCCACCCCTCACCACATCCAGATCCCCCTCACCACATCCAGATCCCCCTCACCACATCCAGATCCCCCTCACCACATCTGGACCCCCCCCTCACCACATCTAGATCCCCCTCACCACATCCAGATCCCTCCCTCACCTCACCACATCCAGATACCCCCCACCACATCTGGACCCCCCTCACCACATCTGGACCCCCCTCACCACATCCATCCAGatccccctcacctctctacATCTGGATGCCCCCTCACCACATCTAGACCCCCCTCACCACATCTGGATGCCCCACCCTCACCACATCTGGATGCCCCCCTCACCACATCT ACCACATCTGTATCCCCCCTCACCACATCTGTATCCCCCTCACCACATCTAGATCCCCCTCTCCACATCT ATCCCCCTCACTCACCACATCTAGATTCCCCCTCACCACATCTggaccaccccccaccccctcaccaCATCCAGATCCCCCTCACCATATCTAGATTCCCCCTCACCACATCTGTATCCCCCTCATCACATCTGTATCCCCCCTCACCATATCTGGACCAACCCCACCCCCTCACCACATCCAGATCCCCCTCACCACATCTAGATCCCCCTCACCACATCTGGACCCCCCCCCGCCACCACATCTGGATGCCCCCTCACCACATCTGGATGCCCCCCTCACCACATCTGGATCCCCCCCTCACCACATCTAGATCCCCCTCACCACATCtggaccccccacccccctcaccACATCTGTATCCCCCCTCACCACATCTgtatccacccccaccccctcaccaCATCTGTATCCCCCTCACCACATCTGTATCCCCCACCCCCTCACCACATCTAGATCCCCCTCACCACATCTggatccccccccacccccctcaccACATCCAGATCCCCCTCATCACATCCAGATCCCCCTCACATCTAGATCCCCCTCACCACATCTAG